A region of Vibrio tubiashii ATCC 19109 DNA encodes the following proteins:
- a CDS encoding bifunctional diguanylate cyclase/phosphodiesterase gives MKLALSLKHFLLIWIIGLSLAGGSYLIVHHYETQKLNSQLTAQLSNQVQTLQQSLNSIERLLYSTRAFLSNGNKPTPKQFEAYFSEQSSLLPNVQAVIWAPTVSIDQISEFKQTARQNGFLGFELTPPLSTNEDKTWFLSNQTVPVYYLSSSFEGSDDLGFRLESDTQLVSAMSRAITSNRVGVADFVEEGQLAANLVLPKFSTAGKLEGFIVAKVVFHELLGEIWQREVNSATTEIEVYVQPNHELAFESHINTKLTEDGLTARLVSLDQTVRVPLFNQEWTISISKMDSSGSTALYSTASILLIFLLTGSVSIAANFYATRLKVSDQLIEEKTRSLAIQAVKDNLTGLNNRTALNREIDKQLRHLQKGSSNGFSILFIDLDRFKVINDSMGHLHGDKLLKEVASRLTSHCRDDDMSFRFGGDEFIICLPRLTSRGALTHICHRYAKVLSQPYTIDGQSCHIGASIGISVVTDPKQTIAGILREADTAMYKAKSSSNEKVVFFHDQMFNQAKKRFTLEQELTGALAFKQLSLVYQPIYETSSDTVVGFESLLRWNHPKLGFISPQDFIPVAEETGQIIPIGDWVAKECCKILERLWITRQGNNVPRFNINVSAKQFESEHIYHTLAHLLENHSFPAHLIGIEITESMLLADECNASQLQRIKDLGVTLYLDDFGTGYSSLSVLNDYPVDVIKVDRSFVSRIALGQHNADSLCQAIINMAHTIDLEVVAEGVETPEQLAFLTQHRCNLIQGYLKSKPLTVCGIERVLDNQTKATA, from the coding sequence TTGAAACTTGCTCTGTCACTTAAACATTTTCTTTTGATCTGGATTATCGGTCTAAGTCTAGCTGGAGGCAGCTACTTAATCGTTCATCATTATGAAACCCAAAAGCTCAATAGCCAACTTACCGCGCAGCTAAGCAACCAAGTACAGACCCTTCAACAATCACTAAACTCGATTGAAAGGCTGCTCTATTCAACTAGAGCATTTTTATCGAATGGCAATAAGCCAACACCTAAACAATTTGAAGCATACTTTTCAGAGCAATCTTCGCTGCTGCCAAACGTTCAAGCTGTGATTTGGGCGCCTACTGTATCCATTGATCAGATTTCTGAGTTTAAGCAGACCGCACGGCAAAACGGCTTTCTAGGCTTTGAGCTCACTCCGCCGTTATCGACCAATGAAGACAAAACATGGTTTCTCAGTAATCAAACGGTTCCTGTTTACTACCTATCCTCCTCGTTTGAAGGGAGTGATGATCTAGGCTTTCGATTAGAGAGTGACACTCAACTGGTTAGCGCGATGTCCCGTGCTATTACCTCCAATCGAGTCGGTGTTGCCGATTTTGTTGAAGAAGGTCAACTGGCTGCAAACTTGGTCTTACCTAAGTTCTCTACCGCTGGAAAGCTTGAAGGATTTATTGTCGCTAAGGTTGTTTTCCATGAACTACTTGGTGAGATATGGCAACGAGAAGTGAACTCAGCCACAACTGAGATTGAAGTCTATGTTCAACCAAACCATGAACTTGCCTTTGAGTCTCATATCAACACCAAGCTTACAGAAGATGGCCTAACAGCACGGCTCGTCTCGCTTGACCAAACTGTACGCGTCCCGCTATTCAATCAGGAGTGGACAATTTCGATCTCGAAGATGGATAGTAGTGGCAGTACCGCTTTGTATAGTACAGCGTCAATACTGTTGATTTTTCTTCTAACGGGTTCTGTTTCAATAGCCGCAAACTTCTATGCCACCCGATTGAAAGTCTCTGATCAACTGATCGAAGAGAAAACCCGATCTCTTGCTATTCAAGCGGTCAAAGATAACTTAACTGGGTTAAACAATCGAACTGCACTCAATCGAGAAATCGATAAACAGCTTAGGCATCTACAAAAAGGGTCATCTAACGGCTTCTCAATACTCTTTATCGACTTAGATCGATTTAAAGTCATCAACGACTCTATGGGTCACCTCCATGGTGACAAATTGCTCAAGGAAGTTGCATCTCGATTAACCAGCCATTGCCGCGACGACGATATGAGCTTTCGCTTTGGCGGTGACGAGTTCATCATCTGCTTGCCTCGATTAACCTCACGTGGGGCACTGACACACATATGCCATCGCTACGCCAAAGTGCTAAGTCAACCCTACACGATCGATGGTCAGTCTTGCCATATAGGTGCGAGCATTGGTATTTCAGTGGTCACTGACCCCAAACAGACCATTGCTGGTATTCTTCGTGAGGCAGATACCGCGATGTATAAGGCTAAAAGCTCTTCCAATGAGAAGGTCGTCTTCTTCCATGACCAGATGTTTAATCAGGCCAAGAAACGCTTTACTTTAGAGCAAGAGCTGACGGGCGCACTCGCATTCAAACAGTTGTCATTGGTTTATCAGCCGATTTATGAAACAAGCAGTGATACGGTCGTCGGGTTTGAGTCTTTACTTAGATGGAATCACCCTAAGCTAGGGTTTATCTCTCCCCAAGACTTTATCCCGGTGGCAGAAGAGACAGGGCAAATCATTCCAATTGGTGATTGGGTGGCGAAAGAGTGCTGTAAGATTCTAGAGCGATTGTGGATCACGCGGCAAGGTAACAATGTACCTCGGTTTAATATTAATGTGTCGGCCAAGCAGTTTGAGTCAGAGCATATCTACCATACGTTAGCGCATTTACTTGAAAATCACTCTTTTCCAGCCCATCTCATCGGTATAGAGATAACAGAATCTATGCTTCTAGCGGACGAGTGCAACGCTAGCCAACTCCAGCGTATCAAAGATCTCGGCGTAACCCTTTACTTGGATGACTTTGGCACAGGCTACTCTTCACTCTCGGTGCTCAATGATTACCCTGTTGACGTGATCAAAGTCGATCGCAGTTTTGTTAGCCGCATTGCACTTGGTCAGCATAATGCCGATAGCCTTTGTCAGGCGATCATCAATATGGCGCATACCATCGATCTTGAAGTCGTCGCCGAAGGTGTAGAAACCCCAGAGCAACTCGCTTTCTTAACCCAACATCGTTGTAATTTGATTCAGGGATACTTGAAGTCTAAGCCTCTTACTGTGTGTGGTATAGAAAGAGTCCTTGATAACCAGACCAAAGCGACCGCTTAA
- a CDS encoding iron-sulfur cluster assembly scaffold protein: MQYSSEIQSMCPIQRGDLHPSAPIPVEGSMVRPKDVIAISGLSHGVGACAPQQGAAKLTLNVKQGIIEEALIETIGCSGMTHSASMAAEILTGKTILEALNTDLVCDAINVAMRELFLQFVYGRTQSAFSEGGLEIGAALEDLGKAQRSQVGTSYSTMAKGVRYMELAEGYVTKLALDENDEVIGYQYLNLGKMMANIESGMEAESAMLDASGTYGRFDEAVKTINPRNA, translated from the coding sequence ATGCAATACTCTTCTGAAATTCAATCAATGTGCCCAATTCAACGTGGGGACTTACATCCATCTGCGCCCATTCCTGTGGAAGGATCAATGGTACGGCCAAAAGATGTTATCGCCATTTCTGGTTTAAGCCACGGTGTTGGCGCTTGTGCTCCCCAGCAAGGGGCTGCGAAACTCACTTTGAATGTTAAGCAAGGCATCATCGAAGAAGCGCTGATTGAGACTATAGGCTGCTCTGGAATGACACACTCAGCGTCTATGGCGGCTGAAATATTGACTGGAAAAACCATCCTAGAAGCGCTAAATACCGATCTGGTCTGTGACGCGATTAATGTCGCGATGCGCGAGCTATTCCTCCAATTTGTTTATGGGCGTACTCAATCTGCTTTTTCTGAAGGCGGGTTAGAAATTGGCGCTGCGTTGGAAGATCTCGGTAAAGCTCAGAGAAGTCAGGTTGGAACGAGTTACTCGACGATGGCGAAAGGAGTGAGATACATGGAACTTGCTGAAGGCTACGTAACCAAACTTGCGCTCGACGAGAATGATGAAGTCATCGGGTATCAGTACCTTAACCTTGGCAAAATGATGGCAAACATTGAAAGTGGAATGGAGGCTGAAAGCGCAATGCTAGACGCGAGTGGAACGTATGGACGCTTCGATGAAGCTGTAAAAACGATCAATCCGCGTAACGCTTAA
- a CDS encoding GGGtGRT protein produces MNISTTQLLNHMNFSTLEEAHHYCLTFGIDPKQVVLETQPIAFDNACDAYTLGTALALFRQSENAEQAALAIGEGLQAFTKEGSVAQQRQVGLGHGALAARLLNEQTQCFAFLAGHESFAAAEGAIKIALNANKSRTTPLKVILNGLGKDAAYLIARINGFSYVRTEFDYQTGELVEVERRRFSQGARGEILCYGADDVREGVAIMHRESVDVSITGNSTNPTRFQHPVAGTYKSECNAQGKAYFSVASGGGTGRTLHPDNVAAGPASYGMTDTMGRMHADAQFAGSSSVPAHVAMMGFIGMGNNPMVGASVALAVAVEQQLHH; encoded by the coding sequence ATGAATATTTCGACAACTCAATTACTTAATCACATGAACTTTTCTACTCTAGAAGAGGCGCATCATTACTGTCTGACTTTCGGAATTGACCCTAAGCAAGTAGTACTTGAAACTCAGCCGATTGCATTTGATAACGCTTGTGATGCGTATACCTTAGGGACTGCACTGGCGCTGTTTCGCCAATCAGAAAACGCGGAGCAGGCAGCGCTAGCCATCGGTGAAGGGCTACAAGCGTTTACCAAAGAGGGCAGCGTTGCCCAGCAAAGACAAGTAGGTTTAGGGCACGGCGCTTTGGCTGCTCGACTGCTTAATGAGCAAACGCAGTGCTTTGCATTTCTCGCAGGTCATGAGTCTTTTGCTGCAGCGGAAGGAGCGATTAAAATTGCTCTCAATGCTAACAAGTCGAGAACTACACCTCTTAAAGTGATCTTGAATGGACTCGGTAAAGATGCGGCCTACTTAATCGCCAGAATTAACGGATTTAGCTATGTAAGAACCGAGTTCGACTACCAAACCGGGGAACTGGTGGAGGTTGAAAGAAGACGTTTCTCTCAGGGCGCGCGTGGTGAGATTCTCTGTTACGGCGCTGATGATGTCAGAGAGGGCGTGGCGATCATGCACCGTGAATCGGTAGACGTCAGTATTACGGGTAATTCGACTAACCCTACACGCTTTCAGCATCCGGTCGCCGGTACCTACAAATCTGAGTGTAATGCTCAGGGCAAAGCGTATTTTTCGGTTGCCTCTGGTGGTGGTACCGGACGAACGCTACACCCAGATAATGTTGCGGCAGGACCAGCAAGTTACGGAATGACGGATACTATGGGGAGAATGCACGCAGATGCCCAGTTTGCAGGAAGCTCTTCAGTGCCAGCCCATGTGGCAATGATGGGGTTCATCGGTATGGGGAATAACCCTATGGTGGGCGCGTCCGTGGCACTTGCAGTGGCAGTAGAACAGCAACTTCATCACTAA
- a CDS encoding flagellar basal body-associated FliL family protein: protein MKKVIMLLLLLVGIGCAAGGYYIFYYKPQQDALAMEGVEEEEPMTPILLVEEEEEVEPPPPITDYYVSPPKLGVREAPDYSAFVENVVYRGDKLHILEKRDDWGRISPYYVYEEGGPEVAEWVPMEALLEVAPTITKQERVETVTTYIEDSDDFKQHFEMFIKTTDNLLKEGTCVPEDFEETQGWIRSVTFEDIDAYFVYCGGLKQANKIYLDVQTGKIFYR, encoded by the coding sequence ATGAAAAAGGTCATTATGCTTCTCCTGCTGCTCGTCGGTATAGGCTGTGCTGCGGGTGGTTACTACATCTTCTATTACAAACCTCAGCAAGACGCGTTAGCGATGGAAGGGGTAGAGGAAGAAGAGCCAATGACACCCATTCTTCTGGTTGAAGAGGAAGAAGAAGTCGAGCCACCGCCGCCGATTACTGACTACTATGTTAGCCCTCCCAAACTTGGTGTGCGCGAAGCGCCAGATTACTCCGCGTTTGTGGAAAATGTGGTTTATCGTGGAGATAAGCTGCATATCTTAGAAAAACGCGATGACTGGGGAAGAATATCGCCTTACTATGTTTACGAAGAAGGTGGGCCTGAAGTTGCGGAATGGGTACCAATGGAAGCACTTCTGGAAGTGGCTCCAACCATTACCAAGCAAGAGAGAGTAGAAACCGTCACTACTTATATTGAAGATTCTGATGATTTTAAACAGCATTTCGAAATGTTCATTAAGACAACAGATAACCTGCTTAAAGAAGGGACGTGTGTACCGGAGGATTTTGAAGAAACTCAAGGTTGGATACGTTCGGTGACGTTTGAAGATATTGATGCCTACTTTGTGTACTGCGGTGGCTTGAAGCAAGCCAATAAGATCTATTTAGATGTTCAAACGGGTAAGATTTTCTATCGTTAA